A genome region from Nitrospira sp. includes the following:
- a CDS encoding NADH-quinone oxidoreductase subunit M: MAEYTLLIILFAPFVGALALIFVSNRQLSLVRGIAATSAFISLIASIYLFYAYDPVKGGFQFIQRIEWSRQLGISLHLGVDGIGTPLVLASGILLFAGIFVSWHIKDRVKEFYIWILILAAATIGVFMSLDLFFLYFFYEMSVIPMYLLLGMWGSHTKKYLEMTDTEGLKQRDSVGFIFNFGANSKEYAAMKLVLFLSAFAVAALMGILLIYKFSGLNTFDILILREQAHFSGPLATLIWLLIFFGFASIAPIWPLHSWSPVGHAAAPAATSMLHAGVLMKLGHFSIIRVAFEILPETTRELMPIAAVLCIFSIIYGGLVAYYAKDTKYVIGYSSSSHMGYVFLGMAALDYISLSGAVIYMFAHAMATGMLFAMAGWVYDQTHTRDIPSLGGLSNRMPFISAAFVIGCMASIGMPGTVNFIAEVMIIVGSWNKYPFQVIIAVLGIVLTMAYLFKMMRGLFYGSMAEKYSHSHDAVTVIDRMPLLIMITVSISFGIFPGHLYSVVRSGVDPLIARITKVVPVAEHPLKMPHATSPTVPLSASREALAKVSPR, from the coding sequence ATGGCTGAATACACGCTGCTCATTATTCTGTTCGCGCCGTTTGTCGGGGCCCTGGCCCTGATCTTCGTCTCCAACCGCCAACTTTCACTGGTCCGCGGCATTGCGGCCACTTCGGCCTTCATCTCATTGATCGCATCGATCTATCTTTTTTATGCCTACGACCCGGTGAAAGGCGGCTTTCAATTTATCCAACGCATTGAGTGGTCACGGCAGCTGGGCATTTCACTCCATCTCGGGGTCGATGGGATCGGCACCCCGCTGGTTCTGGCCTCCGGCATCCTCCTCTTCGCCGGTATTTTCGTGTCCTGGCATATCAAAGACCGTGTGAAAGAGTTTTACATCTGGATTTTGATTCTCGCCGCGGCAACGATCGGCGTCTTCATGTCGCTGGATCTGTTCTTTCTGTACTTCTTCTACGAAATGTCCGTAATCCCCATGTATCTCCTCTTAGGCATGTGGGGGAGCCACACGAAGAAGTATCTCGAAATGACGGACACGGAAGGCCTCAAGCAGCGGGATTCGGTCGGTTTTATCTTCAATTTCGGCGCCAATAGTAAAGAATACGCGGCCATGAAGTTGGTCTTGTTTCTCTCCGCGTTCGCCGTCGCGGCCTTGATGGGCATTCTCCTGATTTACAAATTCTCAGGACTCAACACCTTCGATATCCTGATCTTGCGCGAGCAGGCTCATTTCTCCGGCCCACTCGCCACGCTGATCTGGCTCTTGATCTTTTTCGGCTTTGCATCGATCGCTCCGATCTGGCCGCTGCACTCCTGGTCCCCTGTCGGCCACGCGGCGGCCCCGGCGGCCACCAGCATGTTACACGCGGGCGTGCTGATGAAATTAGGGCACTTCTCGATTATCCGAGTCGCCTTCGAAATTCTGCCCGAGACCACCCGCGAACTCATGCCCATTGCCGCAGTACTGTGCATTTTCAGCATCATCTACGGCGGACTCGTCGCCTATTACGCGAAAGACACCAAATACGTCATCGGCTATTCCAGCTCCAGCCACATGGGTTACGTCTTCCTGGGAATGGCCGCGCTCGACTACATCAGCCTGAGCGGAGCCGTCATCTATATGTTCGCTCACGCCATGGCCACCGGAATGCTGTTCGCGATGGCCGGCTGGGTCTACGATCAAACCCACACCCGCGACATTCCTTCGCTGGGTGGCCTCTCCAACCGGATGCCGTTTATTTCCGCAGCCTTTGTCATCGGCTGCATGGCGTCGATCGGGATGCCCGGCACCGTGAACTTTATTGCCGAAGTGATGATCATCGTCGGCAGTTGGAACAAATACCCGTTCCAGGTAATCATTGCCGTCCTGGGTATCGTGCTGACCATGGCGTATCTGTTTAAAATGATGCGCGGTCTGTTCTATGGGTCCATGGCCGAGAAATACAGCCATTCGCACGATGCCGTGACCGTCATTGATCGCATGCCCTTACTGATCATGATCACCGTCAGCATCAGTTTTGGCATTTTCCCTGGACACCTGTATTCCGTCGTCCGATCCGGGGTAGATCCCTTAATCGCTCGCATCACCAAGGTCGTCCCGGTCGCGGAGCACCCACTGAAGATGCCACATGCCACCTCGCCGACCGTACCCTTATCTGCTTCCCGTGAAGCCCTTGCGAAGGTGAGCCCGCGATGA
- a CDS encoding NADH-quinone oxidoreductase subunit M: MLEEFSFGFPILSYLIFLPFAGAAVLWLIEDEDLIKTTTLGITLVELALACLVLVRFVPDSAAMQFAEHARWLPALGIGYHLAVDGISVLFVGLTAFLTVLVVIYSWDTVRNQIRLYFMALLALETTTMGIFTSIDLILFFVFWELMLIPSYFLIKLWGGGAERHYAALKYVLYTLLGSVFMLVGIALLDINYHQWAVSHHLDHVYSFDLLELLSVPIPLSQQILIFWLMFMGLAFKAPVFPFHTWLPDALVEGPIGMAVMLAGMKLGTYGFLRFTFPLLPDASKSEGVVSIVMVLALAAIIYGAVVALVQSDFKRLLAFSSISHLGFVVVGLFALNFQGLQGSLLTMINLGFSTAGLFFMAGFLSTRQQSSQLSSFGGFAKQVPLLASFLLLIGMASIGLPGTNGFVGEFLILLGAFKAKWWYGAVAVTGVIFGAAYFLWYYERAMLGPLSKNVSATIKDLHMREITIALSLSVMILWIGLYPSPFLRMMNGSIQALVDRLDRAKVASVDTVIHVPAK, from the coding sequence ATGCTTGAAGAGTTCAGTTTTGGATTTCCGATCCTCTCGTATCTGATCTTCCTCCCGTTCGCCGGAGCGGCGGTACTTTGGTTGATCGAAGACGAAGATCTCATCAAAACCACTACCTTAGGGATCACCCTGGTGGAATTGGCCCTGGCCTGCCTGGTGTTGGTGCGTTTTGTGCCGGATTCCGCCGCCATGCAATTTGCCGAGCATGCGCGATGGCTGCCCGCTCTCGGTATCGGCTATCATCTCGCGGTCGACGGCATTAGTGTGCTTTTCGTCGGGCTGACTGCGTTTCTGACCGTGCTGGTCGTCATCTACTCCTGGGATACGGTTCGCAATCAGATCCGCCTGTACTTCATGGCGCTCTTGGCCCTTGAGACGACCACGATGGGCATTTTTACGTCGATCGACCTCATTCTGTTTTTCGTGTTCTGGGAACTCATGCTCATCCCCAGCTACTTCCTCATCAAGTTGTGGGGAGGAGGAGCGGAACGCCATTACGCAGCCCTCAAGTATGTTCTCTATACGCTCCTGGGCAGTGTCTTCATGTTAGTCGGCATCGCCTTACTGGACATCAACTATCACCAATGGGCCGTGAGTCATCATCTCGACCATGTCTACTCATTCGACCTGTTGGAGTTACTCTCGGTCCCCATACCGCTCTCCCAGCAGATCTTGATCTTCTGGCTCATGTTCATGGGGCTAGCCTTCAAAGCGCCGGTCTTCCCATTTCACACCTGGCTCCCTGACGCCCTTGTTGAAGGCCCCATCGGGATGGCCGTCATGTTAGCGGGCATGAAACTGGGCACCTACGGCTTCCTGCGCTTTACCTTCCCATTGCTTCCCGATGCGTCGAAGAGTGAAGGCGTGGTCTCCATCGTCATGGTGCTGGCCCTTGCGGCAATTATCTATGGGGCTGTGGTGGCCCTCGTGCAATCAGACTTCAAACGCCTCCTCGCATTCAGCAGCATCAGCCACCTTGGGTTTGTCGTGGTCGGACTCTTTGCTCTCAATTTTCAAGGCCTCCAGGGGAGTCTCCTGACCATGATCAACCTCGGCTTCAGCACCGCCGGACTTTTCTTCATGGCGGGTTTCTTATCGACCAGACAACAGAGTTCCCAATTGTCCTCCTTCGGAGGATTCGCGAAACAGGTACCGCTCTTAGCCTCTTTCCTCCTCTTAATCGGCATGGCCTCCATCGGGCTCCCGGGGACCAATGGATTCGTTGGGGAATTCTTGATCCTCCTCGGCGCCTTCAAGGCCAAGTGGTGGTATGGCGCAGTGGCGGTCACCGGCGTCATCTTCGGAGCGGCCTATTTCTTGTGGTATTACGAGCGCGCCATGCTCGGCCCGCTCAGCAAGAACGTCTCCGCGACGATCAAGGATCTCCACATGCGGGAGATCACGATCGCGCTGTCGCTGTCGGTGATGATCTTGTGGATCGGCCTATACCCGTCACCGTTCCTGAGAATGATGAATGGATCGATTCAGGCTCTCGTCGACCGACTGGATCGTGCAAAAGTAGCCTCAGTAGACACTGTCATCCACGTGCCCGCGAAGTAG